The Eubacterium ventriosum genome includes the window ATATATCAAATCTCCTTTTTCATTTTTGCAATTAAACTTACCAGGATAAACACGCTTTTTCACACTTTGGCTAGTGATTGTAAGTTTGCCATAATACTTCTGAAAATCGTCAACCCCAGTCAAACTTAATCCCATAGGAACAAAATAATTAGTATTAATTTTGTATTTTTTTATCCAATGTGGGTAAAGTTTTTGTCTTTTAGTTACAATTTTAGAAGATGTATATTTTACACCACCGCTTTTCTTTGAATACCAACCGATAAATGTGTAACCATTACGTCTTATAGCAGGAGCATAACCTCTTTTTTTATTAGTCATATTTTTTATGACAATTTTATGTTTGTTACGATTAGTTTTAGCTTTAAAATAACCTTTACCAGAATAGTAAGTAAGATTAACTCTGTTAGAAGCGTAAATACTTGAAACTGGAATAAAAGCAAGTGAAAGTATTACTGCAAATAAAGTTAAAATATTAATTGTTTTTTTCATGTTTAGACCTCCCTTTTAGAAAATTATAAAAAAAAGAAGGATATATGTCAAATTTGGTAGTAAAAAAAGTAAAAAGCATGTTATAATGCAACAGATGTTAAAAAGAGAAGGAGAAAAATAGAATGAAAAATGGGACAATTAAAAGAATGATTATTTTTATGGTACTTTGTATTATTATGTTAGCCAATGATAATAGTGTTGAGGCAAAGGAGAGAAAAGTAGAATCGATTAGAATTAAGGAAATAAAACAAGATATTGATGGAAGAGAGGTATACATAAAATGTGGTGTGGAAGATTGCCCAGCAAGTCATAATAAGAAATTTATTGATAAACCTTGTGCAGGTGGGTCAGATTTGAGGCAAATATATGCAAAAACAAAGAAGGGTAAGTGGAGAACATTAGAACAGTTAAATTTTAAAAATATGCAAGGCGGATGCATAAATGGTAATAAAATGATTATTGCATTTGTAGATAAGAATAGACATAAAAAGGGTGATTTGACAGCGTTTGTCGAAATCGATTTAGTGAAAAACAAAGTAATAAAGGTTACTATGGTACAGGGAGCCAAAGATTTGAATATAAAAGCTTTTGGTCATTCCAATGACTTTACGTATCTTAATGGAAAATATTATGGAAGTTGGTATCAAAAAAATGGAAAGAAAAATTATACAAGCAGAATAGGAAAAATAAATACAGAGTTATCAGGAAAAGGCACAAGTAGCGATTTTTCTGAAAATAATAAGGGAAAGGCAGCCTTTGGCATTACTTCGTACATAAAAGAAAATCAATTAGCATTGGGCATTCGCGAGGATGTAAAGGTGGGTAAAAGTTCTCATTTAGAAAGGTACGTTAGCACCTGCAGTGTGAAAAATACAAAAAAAGGAAAAGCTAAATATAAGCTAGATAAAAAATTGTTTAACATTAACAGAAATACTAAATATTCGGTTCCACAATGTATGGAACAATTTAATAAAAAATTTTACATTGTAAGGTTTAATAAAAAAATAAATAAAGATAATAATTGCATTGAAGTTATTAATAGTAATGGAAAGAAAGAAAAACAATATATAATAAAAAATCCAAAAAAAATATCAATATATGAAAAAGATGGGAAAAAGAGTACTATTGAATTTGAAAATACAAATTGGGAAATTGAAAGTTTATCACATTATAAAAAGAAGATTTTTTACTACACAATGTATAAACCGTCTAGTAAGAATATAGGCAAACAGGCTTATTTATACAAAGTTAATTTAAAATAACAGGGGAGGTTACAATGAAAAAGTTTACAGCAAATTTATTACTTATTTTATTAAGTATACTTATTGGATTTAGCGTACATAGCAGCGTGTATGCAGCAGATGATGCTAAAGTGGAAATTTGGAGTTATAGTTTAAATGAGAGAATAGAGCACAGGTCTATTGAGGTTGGAAAGAGTAATCCAAATTTCGGAATTATGTTTACGCCATCAGATATAGTGGCTAATAAGATTAAGTGGTCTATTGATGATACATCAATTGCAACAGTTACAGGAAATAATGATACGGCGACAGTTAATGCAGTAAAAGAGGGAATGACAACATTAAGATTGAATGTTTCAACAGAGTCTAATGGTAAATTATCACATTCATCAGTTATTTCTGTTTATACGGCAATAGACAATGTTTATGGTAAAGTTAATGGGAAAGCATGTACTTTTTATAGAGGAGCAACGAAAAATTCATGGATTAGGTCAGAAAAAGTAAAACAAGGACAGGAACTTACTATAATTGGTAGTTGTGGTAGCTTTTATTATGTTGAGTTACCGGATGATTACACATTTGATGATGGAAGAGATACTAGAAAAGCTTATGTTGAAAAATCAAAGGTATATGTTCCGGTTACTGATGTTAAGGCATGGAGAAATTCTAATGATGTAAAAGTGGGAGAAACAACTACTGTAACAAGTGTTGTTTATCCACAAATAGCTACAGTTAACAAAGCTACATACACCACTGACAATAGTTCAATTTCAACATGTGATGGAAATGGTAATGTTCAGGGAAAAGGTGAAGGTTATACAAGAATAAGTGCAACAGCGGAGAACAAAAAAGCAATTTGTGGTTTATCTGTTTATTCACAATGTAGTGACGTGTCAGGCAGCTTAAAGGAAGAAGCAGATTTTCTTATAGGAGCAGACTCGGGAGAAAATATAAGAAAGGCAAAAGTTCCTAAAAATCAAAAAGTTACAGTGATTGGCAGTTGTGGAAATTACTTTAGAATAAAGATGCCAACAGATTTTAATTTTGATGATGGTGACAATAGTAGAATAGCATATGTACTGAAATCAAAAGTTTATGTACCTGTTACTGAAATAAAAATTAACAAATCAGAATTAAACTTAGGTGAGAAAGATGTGGATCAGTTGAAAGCTGAGGTTATTCCTGCACAGGCTACAAATAAGACGATAGTTTGGTCTGTAGCTAAGAAGGGAGTAGTTGAAGTAGATCAAAATGGAAAGATTAAAGTAGTTGGCACAGGTAACACTACTGTTATTGCAAAGTCTCCGGAAGGACCATCAGCAGCATGCAAGATTACTGTATTTAAAGACCTTGATACAGCTAAGATGGGTGATTTTACACTTAGACTTGTAAAAACAACAGCAGGTTGTAATACATTAGAATATTCAAGATGCAAGGGCGCTACTCAGTGTGAGGTATATTCAGGAGTTAAGAGACCGGATGGTACATTTAAGTGGACCTTTTTGGAAGGGGAGTATGGACAGCTTTGTGAGGGAGGCGAGTTCGATGAGGAAGTAGACCTTGGTTCAACTCATTATTATAAAGTTGTAGCAACGAAAGAGTATGTAAGAGATTCATTTGATTTTGTTACTCTTGATGAAAAGACTAGCAATATAGTCAAAGTTACTAATGGTACGCTAACACTTTCAGGAAAACAGAAAAACAAGAAAAGAAATACCCTGTCATGGAACAAACTTAAGAGAGAAGATACAAAGAAGCAGGGGTACGTAATTTACAGAAAAACAAATAATGACAAAAAATACAAGAAATTAAAGGAAGTAACAAAAAATTCATACACTGATAAGAGTATTAAGAAAAAGAAAAAATATTCTTACAAAGTGAGAATGTTCTATGTTAACGAAGACGGCAAGAGAGAATATTCTCCATACAGCAATGGAATTACAATTAAGGTAAAATAGGGAGCGAAGGATTATGAAAAAAGCAAGTAAGATTATAGCAATTTTTATATTTGCGATGAGTGTTTTTGTAGGCGTTGGTACCGTTGGAGTTTTTGCAGATACAGCATCTCAGACCAACACGGTTAATGAACCGGTGAAATTCATTGCAAAACAAAAAGGAAAAAAGGTTGTTTTAAAGTGGAACAAGTCTAAGAATGTGAAAGGCTACATTATATATAAGAACGGAAAGAAGTTTAAAACATTAAAGAAAAACAAACTTACTGACAAAAAGGTAAAGAAGAACAAAGTGTATAGCTACAAAATAAAGGCTTATACTTTTGCTAATGGTAAGAAAGTATTTAGCAATTCAGGTCAGACTGTTTCAATAATTGTAACTGATAAAAAATCAAAAAAGGTAAACGCAGGAAGATTTAAATACATAAAGAATCAGTACACAATAAGTCTTAACGGAAAAGTTAAACTACAGGGCGAAGCATATCCGTCTAAGAAATTAAAAAAGAAAAAAGTACTGAGCAGAAAACTTACATGGAGTTCTTCAGACACAAGCCTTGCAACGGTAAATGCAAGAGGCGTTGTTAAAGCTAACAACAATATGAAGACCGGTACTGTAATAATATACGCAAAGGCTCACAATGGTTTAACAAAGAAAGTTAAAATTAATATTGAAAACTATGCATATCCGTCAAAGATTAAAAAAATGTACATGTTAAGCGATGATATTAAACCACTTGTAACAGAGCATATGGCTGAAATGACAAAAATAGTTTCCTATTTTGAATTTGAAAATAAAAATAACGAAACAACATTTGACATTGACGAAAAGGGAAATCTTTCAATGAGCAAAAAGATTGCCATAAGCAGCGAAATGGAAAAAACAATATTTAATCTTATTTCAAGCATGCCTATAACTGTAGAAGTGCATAAGGGATATGTGGCATTCAACAGAATAGACTTTACAGTTTACGACACTGGAATAATCAACTCAATTGCTTACGTATTCCAAGGCATGGAAAATGTTGATACAGGATATGAAAGAATAGAAATAGCACCTAACTGGTATTATCAGTATGGAGAATT containing:
- a CDS encoding InlB B-repeat-containing protein codes for the protein MKKTINILTLFAVILSLAFIPVSSIYASNRVNLTYYSGKGYFKAKTNRNKHKIVIKNMTNKKRGYAPAIRRNGYTFIGWYSKKSGGVKYTSSKIVTKRQKLYPHWIKKYKINTNYFVPMGLSLTGVDDFQKYYGKLTITSQSVKKRVYPGKFNCKNEKGDLIYISSWYGYDSDSYQIDYLNCKLKNVINIKKPTSMSTFFKKLGVKKYNYNSKTHTIDFICKKCYCNFHNDDAEYEDIWWTIKMNDKNQLTPDTIVNFQLITDWEVW
- a CDS encoding Ig-like domain-containing protein, producing the protein MKKFTANLLLILLSILIGFSVHSSVYAADDAKVEIWSYSLNERIEHRSIEVGKSNPNFGIMFTPSDIVANKIKWSIDDTSIATVTGNNDTATVNAVKEGMTTLRLNVSTESNGKLSHSSVISVYTAIDNVYGKVNGKACTFYRGATKNSWIRSEKVKQGQELTIIGSCGSFYYVELPDDYTFDDGRDTRKAYVEKSKVYVPVTDVKAWRNSNDVKVGETTTVTSVVYPQIATVNKATYTTDNSSISTCDGNGNVQGKGEGYTRISATAENKKAICGLSVYSQCSDVSGSLKEEADFLIGADSGENIRKAKVPKNQKVTVIGSCGNYFRIKMPTDFNFDDGDNSRIAYVLKSKVYVPVTEIKINKSELNLGEKDVDQLKAEVIPAQATNKTIVWSVAKKGVVEVDQNGKIKVVGTGNTTVIAKSPEGPSAACKITVFKDLDTAKMGDFTLRLVKTTAGCNTLEYSRCKGATQCEVYSGVKRPDGTFKWTFLEGEYGQLCEGGEFDEEVDLGSTHYYKVVATKEYVRDSFDFVTLDEKTSNIVKVTNGTLTLSGKQKNKKRNTLSWNKLKREDTKKQGYVIYRKTNNDKKYKKLKEVTKNSYTDKSIKKKKKYSYKVRMFYVNEDGKREYSPYSNGITIKVK